AACCAAAAGAGGACTGATCATAGAGAGAACTTAGTGGCTCGAGTGGGAACCCGAGAGGAACTTCTAACTTTCTCAAACTGTCTTTTAGTATACTTCCTCTTCACAACATCCCCCTCTGTTTCCGTATGGTATTCCTTGTCCTGTGGAAAAATATCAACATGTAATTCTGGTTCCGGATCAGACCTTGAACCTTCTTCCACGTAAAAAACATCCTCCTGAATGTGTACATCTTGCCTCTGCTCTTTGACGATTTCATTAGTCAGGTCAACACCAACACCCGAGTTGTTATTGGCCACCTCTGCCCCCCTTGAGCTTATAGGAATTCCCATAGATGCGTCCTCCATAACAGAAGACTCCAAAGGCAAACCATTCTCTGTAACGTTCTCAGGTGACGGATCCTCTCCtttatcattttccacttcTATCTCGTCAATTCGAATCGATGAAGCCGGGTCCCCTGTATCACAATTTTCTGTTGGTACCAACGTCTCTACATCTGCTGTCTCGACGTTAACTGAAGGATTAGAAATATCTTTCGGTTCCTCCATAATGGGATTTGGTTGCCGAACCCAAACTTGAGTTTCAGATTTCTTTTTCCCAGCACGGCAGGTCCTCACATTATGCCCCTGTATTTTACACGTAGAACAGAACGCTGGCAGAGTTTCATAAACAATCTCTTGCTTACGGCTATTCACCATCCCAGGGGTCCCAATCCAGAAGCAagttaataaaccaaaaaatactatatatagagaaattcaatttttgccaGCACACATAATTCATATAGTCCACAAAGTACATATTTGAAACTTAACCACTGCACTgccattgttttaagttttacataaaaccatccaacatatcacagtgtaacaaaaatttacaagtgaaagtttttctatatcggtttagctagcttttccaTCAATCCTTGACAgcttatgaaatgtttttgctctatttcttgatatcttggttcaatcctgtgagaaacaagaacaaaaaataggtcATGAGCTTTTAGAGATGTCATCAAACACAAGCTAGCTATCATGCACAACCAGAtagaatgcaaaatgcaataaatcaaagtattcaacaatgttgttatttttctcgtacatgttttctataccaactatgtatgcagattttttaattagattttttaacGATGTAGCAATAAATTTCCCCATGCATAGTTGGTATAGAACTCCATGTCAAGATAGTAAAGAAGTAAATGGGCAGGGATGGCAGCACATCTAAGTATATATTTGTTTCACTTGTTCTGCATATGGTATAATTGTTTTTGGTTGTAATCCCACTAATGAGCCCATTTGCTCTCACACCCTCTAGACATTTAACATATGGAACCCAAAAAGATAGCAGTATAGATTATTTGTAGGACATAGGAATAAAAACCCAAAGCAATAATCGATAGATGACcttgcaaaaaaacaaaaatccacaACAAGTGTCTAAAACTAACCCAGTAGAACAGTTTGAGGCTTTCACAAAATATCCCAAGCATGAAACAGTGCGCATCCACCTATACCTATCATCCCAAAACAATACCAATTGCATTTCATGCATGCCTTTATCACgggagtttttttttaacaatgtagCAACAAATTTCTGTAATGCAGGAAATTCTCCATATAACACTAGGAGTTTTGATCTTTCTATTTCTACAAGTAATGTCATTGATATTAAGAAATGATTAATATCAATGACAAACACCATAGTCACGAAAACATCTGAGTCTTATAgaaattgttttatgatttatgaGATGGTCATTTCCAACAATACCAATACCTCAATTTCGGTAATTCATTAAAGAAACACTTAAACACCTAATTGAGCTACTCAAGATTACAAGTATCATTTTTCCACATTTAATATCAACATTAATTATAATCAAAAGACAATCTGTTCAAGTTTTCACTTGAATTAACccatatatacaatgaagacaattaattataatttatctgATTTCTAACTTGAAAATGagcataaattatttaatcatcGCATGACTAAAATGGAAAAGTTTAATGGAGGCCAGCTTGGGTTTGAATTGATTCAGATGTTAGGAAAAATTTGGATGGTGACTGGTTATTAATCAGCTATATTCTTCTATTAGGGtttaattaattcttaaaaactCATTCAAATTGCAGTGGTTAGCCTGTTTTTGTTCAGAACTAACACccacacatataaataaaactatatctaatccAATCCAGCTTTACATCTTTCTTTATCACCAGAAAGTCTGTACGCAAAGCAATCTGGACTCACCTATAGCATCCATCAGTTCAAGAAACTTTACCAACAaaacaatagaaaaataaatcttttcaattaataatCTATCTCTCTTTCAACCAATTAATGAATGCACAAACATCACAATCTTCATAAACAAGTAGACAGCTACGTGCTTACTTTACTCTAATAAGCTACGTACTTTGTTCCTCTATAAGTAAAGaggagtgagagagggagagaaacctTGGGCTGGCATAATCAAAGAGCTTGCCGGTAGCCCTGAAGACAATGAGCGCTATTTCAGCCTCGCAGAGAGTTGAGAGCTCCAGAGCCTTTTTAAATATGCACTTCCTCTTAGAGAAAGTCACCTGCCGTGCTGTGGTGTTGTCGATCCTCTTCATCTGAATTTTCTTTCTCGTCATCGAATCTGTAAACGATCGTCCGACGCTTCATTGATAAAACCAAATAGTCAGTCTATAATAGTATTCGACAGAAATTTTAAGCTCTTAACAAGGAAATTTTAACAGAAAGATACAAAGTGATACAAAAAAAGCATGAGATACGAAATAGGCCTcatatatacttcataggttTCCAGATGGTTTAGGAGAAATCAAAACTGCAGTAGCACCAAAGAgggatgattttctttcttaaactaTTCAATCGATTTCAATCATAACatgcaaataaaatgcaatgctAATCGTTAAGAATTCaatttagataataaaaaagcCTATGGGTGTAGGACATTACTTACCTTGTTGTAGCAGTTTGACATTCAATGACCAATAACTTCCATGTGAGTAGTTGGTGGCTAGAGAAACGTACAATGGCATAAGCtacaaaatatccacaaaacctAACCTTACACTACCTATCCCACACTAGTAGAccctaaacaaaatattaactaAGTAGGAGGCATTTTGTGAAAAGTATATTACTTTCACCTTCATCTCCTTATCAAAATTCACAATTCATGGCCAAATATTAACTATGCAGGTCCctgagtctctctatgagactctcCCTGCGTCTGCCGCTCTGACTCATATCTCTCTATGAACTTGTCGTATTCAACTTGTCTCTCCATTAGCATCATGACATTCGCTCGTAAGTCATCAAGCTGGCCCTTATAATCTGAAGCAGCTTTCTCAAACCTTTCTGCACGTTCAGTTAATTCTGCTATTTGGGCATCAGCTGCTTCTCTAGATGACTCCGGAATAACCATCTCGCTAAGCCCCCTTACATACCCTGATCTTTGGCCCAAAACTTCCTTAAAGATTGTTGCTGCAGCCTCATTAGTCCTCTTCTCCGGCTCCAGCTCTGACATCTTTGCAGCCATCTCCAACTATTAACCATTGGAAAAATCACATATGTTAGTAAGGAATATGTACTTAGACAACACCATATAATAATTTGGCAATTGAACCCATATTAATTTAGGCTTTTACTTTAACACTCACATATTTCTCTTCAGCAATGGGAGTCAcaaatttgttctttttctttgaccacctcacttctttaaaaaaatcgaCCAAATTCTCCTCATTCCCAGACTGCCAATACAAGCAAATTAAATTCAACTTACACTTAAAGTGTGGTGTAATAAGGTCTAATTGATGTGCATCTTGCATATCTAGCTTAATTGACTTACCCTCATCTCCATTAGGCGTACAAAGGACCTTCGTCCAGCCGTGTGATTGTTTTCTTGCTTCTCTCTATTACCTTTATTCCGTTCAGACATTCTTTGCACTCACACAAGACATGATATACATGAAACCAATCACACGTGTCAAgcttaacatgtatcaaacagtGCGTAAAAAATATTCTTCACAAAGCAACGTTAATTCAATGTTTGACTTCCAACTTACCTTATACTCCTCGCTTGCATATCGAGCGCATAACTTCACCCAGATGGTTGGGGTCACCAACGGTGGCACATTCGCAAGTGCTTGTTCATTACTCTCATATTTCTTGTACGTTCTATGTAAATCATAACGAATATGATTAAACTGCTTCCGAAGTGTCTTCGTAACCGTATCACGGTGATTCTTCTTGGTCCAATCGAGGATGAAGTCTGCCTAGGGACAAACAacaaacatattaattataattagtgcttgaacttaatattaattacgTTGGGATTTCCTCATACTCTATTTGAAAATGTATGAAATTCCAAATCAAGCTAACCTGAACGCGTGTTACCAATTCTTCCTTCTCATTAGCTGGAACGGCATGCCAGCTAGCATGACTCAAGTCCATATGGTGCTTGACCAACCATGTAACCCTTGTAGTAAAATGAGTAGCATTTTCACAACAAGGTGCAGTCTCACCATCCTTAATTCTCAAGGGTATCTTTCCATGCTTTCGTAACTTCTCAAACTCTGTGCTTTTTGCTGCTCCTCGGCCACGCTTCTGGCTTGGTGGTACTAATGTTGTCAATTGACATGTTAGCATCATATATCTCGTGTAAAACATACTATGTAAAACAACAcctcaaaaaaatagaaatataccATCCGGGTTTGCACTCTGTGAATCAACTGCTGGCATGTCATTGGGTTCTGTGCTCGGGACACAAACAGGTGGCTCAGTTGAGTCATCTGAGCTTGAGAATGCATCATCTTGGGTAGCAAGGACAGGAATGGGTACTGTATCCTGAACTTCATCATttctttgagatctacctcGCCCTCGGCCAACCCTCACTCCAAGTGATCGACCTCTACCTCTTCTAGTGATCGGCATATCCAAGGCGAAGGCAACCAATAGAGTGTCCCTGCAATCACACTAAGTATATACAACCATACCAATAAACAAGTGTCAAATTCTGGGCATAAAGGGGGGTGGGGATTCTTCAGTTGTTACTTGAACTTAATATACGAATAAACTTTgtcaaattttttgaaaaataacaaactaataTATTGTCAAGCACAACACACAAAATGGATACTAAAGTGATAAAAGACCTCTATTCAATAGAAATACATAAAGGGTGCAACACATCCATTCAATGGAATATCTGCTATTCTTGAAGTATCACTTGAAGTATCAAGGGCATTCAAACATCAATACAATAAGATATTGCCACGCTGCAATCAACCTGGTAATAACTCCTGCATTAGATAAGAAACGATGGAAAAGACGAGAGCATAATTAGTGGCGAAATGATATCAGATTGAAGTAAACACAATGGGTTATGTGGAATCACGAGGTTATTACCAGCACACAATTCGCTAGTTCATCTCATCATCCGTTGAGATACTATCTTCTTCTATGCTACCCTCTAGTTCGGCGCTGTGATCTGAATTGTCTTCGTTGGTTTCGTCATTGATAAAACCTTGCGCAAAGTGGTCCCAATTAGACCTTTGCATTACCAATGTGTCAACATCAACCTGCTCCGGTTCAACATTCGGCCTGTGCATGTCTGTTTGCAGTGGGATGTCATCAGCATGGACACTCACGTAAGCATCACCAGAATTATCCTCTTGGTATGCATCAACGTCACTAGAATCAGATTCATCATCTTCAATAAGGGATGATCGTGGAAGGTCATAGACATTTCTATGTATGACCTTTTGGACTACATACCATTCTCCACGGA
This genomic window from Carya illinoinensis cultivar Pawnee chromosome 7, C.illinoinensisPawnee_v1, whole genome shotgun sequence contains:
- the LOC122316208 gene encoding agamous-like MADS-box protein AGL14; this translates as MTRKKIQMKRIDNTTARQVTFSKRKCIFKKALELSTLCEAEIALIVFRATGKLFDYASPSRKQEIVYETLPAFCSTCKIQGHNVRTCRAGKKKSETQVWVRQPNPIMEEPKDISNPSVNVETADVETLVPTENCDTGDPASSIRIDEIEVENDKGEDPSPENVTENGLPLESSVMEDASMGIPISSRGAEVANNNSGVGVDLTNEIVKEQRQDVHIQEDVFYVEEGSRSDPEPELHVDIFPQDKEYHTETEGDVVKRKYTKRQFEKVRSSSRVPTRATKFSL